One window of Clarias gariepinus isolate MV-2021 ecotype Netherlands chromosome 21, CGAR_prim_01v2, whole genome shotgun sequence genomic DNA carries:
- the tchp gene encoding trichoplein keratin filament-binding protein has translation MALPTLSSHWPSRLRPLQRQLARQREQEARRLQQWQTHSRYFKEQQVRGSKQAQWSSRESYQQSMSAFWRERLHEEKMKSLEDRRERLRSMLQEENTQLEAELQASARDRSATLRQQQDRTEDLRSAREERRKKLAEELLKERWKMNNPELRKVESELHKDHVVSQWEVQQQHKKQAEEEAKEETRRFENEYERSRREALERTEEQESRRREEERQRVEFLRQQMEELRLREEESRRLQQEEDALMSRRLEVEQMEEDRRRAEETRKKSEFGRSLSRQYRAQLKRRAQQVQEELEADRRILAALTEGEEDERRMESARRERAVADVAWMRKVLEEQLQVEREREAEFDLLYREEAQRVWDQREDQWERERRARERLMHEVLSVRQTQLQERMEEKRQAREECERKRAELLQQLEEEEAEKRQRREESEQRRTARMHDINAQVEQRRRKRWEEQQRLEREEAELREGLRLQEEELRLEAEQMTRRGYEEKIRSRPRSAWT, from the exons ATGGCGCTGCCGACCCTGTCCTCGCACTGGCCGAGCCGTCTGCGTCCCCTCCAGCGGCAGCTGGCGCGTCAGAGGGAGCAGGAGGCGCGGCGTCTCCAGCAGTGGCAGACGCACTCGCGGTATTTTAAGGAGCAGCAGGTCCGAGGGAGCAAGCAGGCGCAGTGGAGCTCCCGGGAGTCGTACCAGCAGAG CATGTCGGCGTTCTGGCGCGAGCGTCTGCACGAGGAGAAGATGAAGAGCCTGGAGGATCGGCGGGAGCGTCTGAGGAGCATGCTGCAGGAGGAGAACACGCAGCTGGAGGCCGAGCTCCAGGCGTCTGCCCGCGACAGGAGCGCCACCCTGAGGCAGCAGCAGGACAGGACCGAGGATCTCCGATCGGCGCGAGAGGAGCGCAGGAAGAAG ctCGCAGAGGAGCTTCTGAAGGAGCGCTGGAAGATGAACAATCCAGAACTACGCAAG GTGGAGTCGGAGCTGCATAAGGATCATGTGGTGAGCCAGTGGGAGGTGCAGCAGCAGCACAAAAAACAG GCGGAGGAGGAGGCCAAGGAGGAGACACGGCGTTTTGAGAACGAGTACGAGAGGAGCAGACGGGAGGCGCTGGAGAGGACGGAGGAGCAGGAgagcaggaggagagaggaggagaggcaGAGAGTCGAGTTCCTGAGGCAGCAGATGGAGGAGCTCAGGCTCAGAGAGGAGGAG agtcGGCGTCTGCAGCAGGAGGAGGACGCTCTCATGTCCCGGCGTTTGGAGGTGGAGCAGATGGAGGAGGACCGGAGGAGAGCCGAGGAGACGCGCAAGAAATCAGAGTTCGG ACGCTCCCTGAGCCGGCAGTACCGGGCACAGCTGAAGAGACGAGCGCAGCAGGTCCAGGAGGAACTC gaGGCGGACCGGAGGATCCTGGCGGCGCTGACTGAGGGCGAGGAGGATGAGCGGCGCATGGAGAGCGCGAGGAGGGAGCGGGCGGTGGCCGATGTGGCCTGGATGAGGAAGGTTCTGGAAGAGCAGCTGCAggtcgagagagagagagaggccgaGTTCGACCTGCTGTACAG AGAGGAGGCGCAGAGGGTGTGGGACCAGCGTGAGGATCAgtgggagagggagaggagagCCAGGGAGAGGCTGATGCACGAG gtgcTGAGCGTGCGTCAGACGCAGCTGCAGGAGCGGATGGAGGAGAAGCGACAAGCTCGCGAGGAATGTGAGAGGAAGAGGGCGGAGCTTCTGCAGCAGTTGGAGGAGGAAGAGGCGGAGAAACGTCAGCGGAGGGAGGAGTCAGAGCAGCGACGCACCGCGCGCATGCACGACATCAACgctcag GTGGAGCAGAGGCGCAGGAAGCGGTGGGAGGAGCAGCAGAGACTCGAGCGGGAGGAGGCGGAGCTGAGGGAGGGGCTCAGGCTGCAGGAGGAGGAGCTCCGTTTGGAGGCGGAGCAGATGACCCGGCGCGGCTACGAGGAGAAG ATTCGTAGCAGACCTCGCTCAGCCTGGACGTGA